Proteins from a genomic interval of Staphylococcus debuckii:
- the dnaN gene encoding DNA polymerase III subunit beta: protein MMEFTIQRDYFINQLNDTLKAISPRTTLPILTGIKIDAKEDGIVLTGSDSEISIEISIPKQVDGEEIVTISETGSVVLPGRFFVDIIKKLPGKDVKLSTNAQFQTLITSGHSEFNLSGLDPDQYPLLPQVSQDDAIQLPIKVLKNVIAQTNFAVSTSETRPVLTGVNWLIQDNELICTATDSHRLAVRKLKLEDEDIENKNVIIPGKALAELNKIVSDSEDDINIFFASNQVLFKVGHINFISRLLEGHYPDTSRLFPENYETKIEMSNSDFYHAIDRASLLAREGGNNVIKLSTGNEEVELSSTSPEIGTVKEEVNANEVEGSNLKISFNSKYMMDALKAIDSDEVDVEFFGTMKPFTLKPKDDDSVVQLILPIRTY, encoded by the coding sequence TCACCAAGAACAACTTTACCGATTTTAACAGGTATTAAAATTGACGCTAAAGAAGATGGCATCGTTCTTACAGGATCAGATTCAGAAATATCAATTGAAATTTCAATACCTAAACAAGTAGATGGCGAAGAGATTGTCACTATTTCAGAAACAGGTTCAGTAGTACTTCCTGGTCGTTTCTTTGTAGATATTATTAAAAAATTACCAGGAAAAGATGTTAAGCTTTCAACAAATGCACAATTCCAAACTTTAATTACTTCAGGACATTCAGAATTTAATTTAAGCGGCTTAGATCCAGATCAATATCCTTTATTACCGCAAGTTTCCCAAGATGATGCAATTCAATTACCAATCAAAGTCTTGAAAAACGTCATTGCACAAACTAACTTCGCTGTGTCCACCTCAGAAACACGGCCAGTTTTAACTGGTGTGAACTGGTTGATTCAAGATAATGAATTAATATGCACTGCTACAGATTCACATCGCTTAGCTGTAAGAAAACTAAAATTAGAAGATGAGGATATTGAAAATAAAAATGTCATCATTCCTGGTAAGGCATTAGCCGAGCTAAATAAAATCGTTTCTGATTCAGAAGATGACATTAATATTTTCTTTGCATCTAACCAAGTATTATTCAAAGTTGGCCATATTAATTTCATATCACGTCTGCTTGAAGGACATTATCCAGATACTTCACGCTTGTTCCCTGAGAATTACGAAACAAAAATCGAAATGAGCAATAGTGATTTCTATCACGCGATTGATCGTGCTTCTTTACTTGCACGTGAAGGCGGCAATAACGTAATTAAATTAAGCACTGGCAATGAAGAAGTTGAACTTTCTTCTACTTCTCCTGAAATCGGTACTGTAAAAGAAGAAGTTAATGCAAATGAAGTTGAAGGCAGCAACTTGAAAATCTCTTTCAACTCTAAATACATGATGGACGCACTTAAAGCAATCGATAGTGATGAAGTTGATGTAGAGTTCTTCGGAACAATGAAACCTTTCACTTTAAAACCAAAAGATGACGATTCAGTCGTGCAATTAATTCTTCCAATCAGAACTTACTAA
- the yaaA gene encoding S4 domain-containing protein YaaA: MVEGEITLGQFLKTEGIIESGGQAKWFLKEFDVYLNGERETRRGKKLEEGDQIDIPEVGSFVIAQQGDQ; the protein is encoded by the coding sequence ATGGTTGAAGGTGAAATTACTTTAGGACAATTTTTAAAAACTGAAGGAATTATTGAATCTGGCGGACAAGCAAAATGGTTCTTAAAAGAATTTGATGTGTATCTGAATGGTGAACGCGAAACACGTCGCGGCAAAAAACTAGAAGAAGGCGATCAAATTGATATTCCGGAAGTTGGTTCGTTTGTAATTGCTCAACAAGGTGACCAATGA
- the recF gene encoding DNA replication/repair protein RecF (All proteins in this family for which functions are known are DNA-binding proteins that assist the filamentation of RecA onto DNA for the initiation of recombination or recombinational repair.): protein MKLTSLQLENYRNYEEVVLDCHPDVNILIGENAQGKTNLLESIYTLALAKSHRTSNDKELIRFNAEYAKIEGELSYRHGKMPLTMFITKKGKKVKVNHLEQHRLTQYVGHLNVVLFAPEDLNIVKGSPQVRRRFIDMELGQISAVYLNDLSQYQRILKQKNNYLKQMQMNQKTDRTMLEVLNQQFAEYALKITLKRAHFINELETLAKPIHSSITDERETLDLDYWPSLKLSEETDEAKLYEEVQQLLQDNMEREIERGVALYGPHRDDLGFKVNGMDAQTYGSQGQQRTTALSIKLAEIELINIEVGEYPILLLDDVLSELDDSRQTHLLSTIQDKVQTFVTTTSVEGIDHEIMKHAKLYRINQGEIIK, encoded by the coding sequence ATGAAACTAACTTCACTCCAGCTTGAAAATTATAGAAATTATGAAGAAGTTGTGCTGGATTGCCATCCTGATGTCAATATTCTAATCGGCGAAAATGCGCAAGGAAAGACCAACTTATTAGAATCAATTTACACGCTTGCTCTTGCTAAAAGTCATCGTACTTCAAACGACAAAGAGCTCATACGTTTTAATGCTGAATATGCTAAAATAGAAGGTGAGCTGAGTTATAGACACGGGAAAATGCCTTTAACGATGTTTATAACTAAAAAAGGCAAGAAGGTTAAAGTGAATCACTTAGAACAACATCGTCTGACTCAGTATGTCGGACACTTGAATGTTGTTCTTTTTGCCCCAGAGGACTTAAATATCGTAAAGGGTTCGCCACAAGTGCGTCGACGTTTTATTGATATGGAACTGGGACAGATTTCAGCAGTCTATTTAAACGACTTGTCGCAATATCAGCGTATTTTGAAGCAAAAAAATAATTATTTAAAGCAGATGCAGATGAATCAAAAGACTGATCGTACAATGCTAGAAGTCTTAAATCAGCAATTTGCAGAGTACGCGTTGAAAATTACGTTGAAGCGTGCACACTTCATCAATGAATTAGAAACTCTCGCTAAGCCGATTCATTCCAGTATTACTGATGAACGCGAAACTTTGGATTTGGATTATTGGCCAAGTTTGAAGCTTTCGGAAGAAACTGATGAAGCAAAGCTTTATGAAGAGGTACAACAGCTTTTACAAGACAACATGGAACGTGAAATAGAACGCGGTGTGGCTTTGTACGGTCCCCATCGTGACGATTTAGGTTTTAAAGTTAACGGTATGGATGCACAAACATACGGCTCACAAGGTCAGCAACGTACAACTGCGCTATCTATCAAGTTAGCTGAAATCGAATTAATTAATATCGAAGTGGGTGAATACCCTATCTTATTATTGGATGACGTATTAAGTGAATTAGACGACTCCCGTCAGACTCACCTGTTGAGTACCATTCAAGATAAGGTGCAGACATTTGTGACAACCACATCTGTCGAAGGGATTGACCATGAAATAATGAAACACGCTAAACTTTACCGAATCAATCAAGGTGAAATTATCAAGTAA
- the gyrB gene encoding DNA topoisomerase (ATP-hydrolyzing) subunit B: MEALSDVNNTENYGAGQIQVLEGLEAVRKRPGMYIGSTSERGLHHLVWEIVDNSIDEALAGYADKIEVIIEKDNWVRVTDNGRGIPVDIQEKMGRPAVEVILTVLHAGGKFGGGGYKVSGGLHGVGSSVVNALSEDLEVYVHRNNKIYNQAYKRGIPQYDLKVIGETEHNGTEIRFKADPEIFTETTTYQYEILQKRIRELAFLNKGIQITLRDERDEDNIREDSYHYEGGIKSYVELLNENKEPLFDEPVYLHDRKDDVEVEIAIQYNSGFTTNLLSYANNIHTYEGGMHEDGFKRALTRVLNSYGTKSGLIKEDKDRLSGEDTREGLTAIVSIKHEDPQFEGQTKTKLGNSEVRQIVDRLFAEDMERFLYEHPQVARIIIEKGVMASRARIAAKKAREVTRRKSALEVSSLPGKLADCSSKNPEESEIFLVEGDSAGGSTKLGRDSRTQAILPLRGKILNVEKSRLDRILNNNEIRSMITAFGTGIGGEFDISKARYHKIVIMTDADVDGAHIRTLLLTFFYRFMRPLIEAGYVYIAQPPLFKLTQGKQKYYVFNERELDKLKSELKPTPKWSISRYKGLGEMDADQLWETTMNPEHRSMLQVTLEDAIEADTTFEMLMGDVVENRRQFIEDNAVYANLDF; this comes from the coding sequence GTGGAAGCATTGTCAGATGTGAACAACACGGAAAATTATGGCGCTGGACAGATTCAAGTTTTAGAAGGACTTGAAGCGGTTCGTAAGCGACCTGGTATGTATATTGGTTCAACTTCAGAAAGAGGTCTGCACCATTTAGTTTGGGAAATTGTAGACAATAGTATTGACGAAGCATTAGCTGGCTATGCTGATAAAATCGAAGTCATTATCGAAAAGGATAACTGGGTTCGAGTAACAGATAATGGACGTGGAATTCCTGTTGATATTCAAGAAAAAATGGGACGCCCGGCAGTTGAAGTTATCTTAACTGTGCTGCATGCCGGCGGTAAATTCGGCGGCGGCGGTTATAAAGTTTCAGGTGGACTGCATGGTGTAGGTTCATCTGTTGTAAACGCACTTTCAGAAGACTTAGAAGTCTATGTACACCGCAATAATAAAATTTATAACCAAGCTTATAAACGTGGTATTCCGCAATATGACTTGAAAGTTATCGGAGAAACAGAACATAACGGTACAGAAATCCGTTTTAAAGCTGATCCTGAAATTTTTACGGAAACTACGACTTATCAATATGAAATACTGCAAAAACGTATTAGAGAACTCGCTTTCTTAAATAAAGGTATTCAAATTACCTTACGTGATGAACGTGATGAAGACAATATTCGCGAAGATTCTTATCACTATGAAGGCGGAATTAAATCTTACGTTGAATTATTGAATGAAAATAAAGAACCACTCTTTGATGAACCTGTTTACTTACATGACCGTAAAGATGACGTGGAAGTAGAAATTGCTATTCAATATAACAGCGGCTTCACTACTAATTTATTGTCTTATGCGAATAACATTCATACTTATGAAGGTGGTATGCATGAAGATGGCTTTAAACGTGCATTGACACGTGTCTTAAATAGTTATGGCACTAAATCAGGTTTGATTAAAGAAGACAAAGATCGTTTATCTGGTGAAGATACGCGTGAAGGATTAACTGCTATCGTTTCTATCAAGCACGAAGATCCACAATTCGAAGGCCAAACTAAGACTAAACTCGGCAACTCTGAAGTACGTCAAATTGTAGACAGACTTTTTGCAGAAGATATGGAACGTTTCTTGTATGAACATCCTCAAGTGGCGCGTATCATTATTGAAAAAGGTGTAATGGCTTCTCGTGCACGTATTGCTGCTAAAAAAGCCCGTGAAGTTACACGCCGAAAATCTGCTCTAGAAGTTTCTAGTTTACCTGGTAAATTAGCAGACTGCTCTAGTAAAAATCCTGAGGAGAGTGAAATCTTCTTAGTCGAAGGTGACTCTGCCGGGGGGTCTACAAAACTCGGTCGTGACTCAAGAACGCAAGCCATCTTGCCATTACGAGGCAAAATCTTGAACGTTGAAAAATCACGCTTAGACAGAATCTTGAACAACAATGAAATTCGTTCGATGATTACCGCTTTCGGTACAGGAATCGGCGGAGAATTTGATATTTCTAAAGCCCGTTATCATAAGATTGTTATTATGACAGATGCTGATGTCGACGGTGCCCATATCAGAACATTGCTGTTAACTTTCTTCTATCGCTTTATGAGACCGTTAATTGAAGCGGGTTATGTATATATTGCACAACCGCCATTGTTCAAATTGACACAAGGCAAACAGAAATATTATGTCTTCAACGAAAGAGAATTGGATAAATTAAAATCTGAATTGAAACCAACGCCGAAATGGTCAATCTCACGTTATAAAGGTTTAGGCGAAATGGATGCTGACCAATTATGGGAAACAACTATGAACCCAGAACACCGTTCAATGCTTCAAGTAACATTGGAGGATGCGATTGAAGCGGACACAACGTTTGAAATGCTGATGGGCGATGTGGTAGAAAATCGCAGACAATTCATCGAAGATAATGCTGTATATGCAAACTTGGATTTCTAA
- the gyrA gene encoding DNA gyrase subunit A, translating to MAEFPESRIVERNISSEMRESFLDYAMSVIVSRALPDVRDGLKPVHRRILYGLNEQGMTPDKPYKKSARIVGDVMGKYHPHGDSSIYEAMVRMAQDFSYRYPLVDGQGNFGSMDGDGAAAMRYTEARMTKLATELLRDINKDTIDFIDNYDGTEREPAVLPARFPNLLVNGASGIAVGMATNIPPHNMTEVINGVLSLSHNPDITVNELMEDIQGPDFPTAGLILGKSGIRRAYETGRGSIQMRARAEIEERGGGRQRIVVSEIPFQVNKARMIEKIAELARDKKVDGITDLRDETSLRTGVRVVIDIRKDANASVILNNLYKLTPLQTSFGVNMIALINGRPKLINLKEALVEYLEHQKVVVRRRTEYNLKKAEDRAHILEGLRIALDHIDEIITTIRESETDKEAMERLQSRFKLSERQAQAILDMRLRRLTGLERDKIESEYNDLVAYIEELRAILADEEKLLELVREELTEVRDRFGDERRSEIQLGGLDTIEDEDLIPEEQIVITLSHNNYIKRLPVSTYRAQNRGGRGVQGMNTLEEDFVSQIVTMSTHDNVLFFTNKGRVYKLKGYEVPELSRQSKGIPVINAIELENDESISTMIAVNDLEKEDAYLVFATKNGIVKRSSLSNFSHINRNGKIAINFREEDELVAVRLTDGTKDVLLGTSHASLIRFKESKLRPLGRTAAGVKGITLREGDELVGLAVATEDSEDEVLVVTENGYGKRTPLGEYRISNRGGKGIKTATITEKNGDIVCITTVTGSEDLMIVTNQGVIIRIDVSDISQNGRSAQGVRLIRLGDDQFVSTVAKVQEDPEDELEGTSDSEVVPGEGEATVSVEEHVVETDDDGQTIHTEVDETVDEDGEKEELRQDFMDRVNEDIESADHEDDEE from the coding sequence ATGGCTGAATTTCCTGAATCAAGAATAGTAGAACGAAATATTAGTAGCGAGATGCGTGAATCGTTCTTAGATTACGCGATGAGCGTTATCGTATCTCGTGCTTTGCCTGACGTCAGAGATGGTTTGAAACCAGTACATCGTCGTATTTTGTACGGGTTGAACGAACAAGGAATGACGCCTGATAAACCGTATAAGAAATCTGCACGTATCGTTGGGGATGTAATGGGTAAATATCACCCTCACGGCGACTCTTCTATCTATGAAGCGATGGTACGTATGGCACAGGATTTCAGCTATCGTTACCCTCTTGTTGATGGACAAGGGAACTTTGGTTCTATGGATGGCGACGGTGCTGCAGCAATGCGTTATACAGAAGCAAGAATGACGAAGCTTGCAACCGAATTACTGCGTGATATTAATAAAGACACTATTGATTTCATCGACAACTATGATGGGACAGAAAGAGAGCCGGCAGTCTTACCTGCTCGCTTCCCTAACTTGCTTGTTAACGGAGCGTCTGGTATCGCCGTAGGTATGGCAACCAATATTCCACCACATAATATGACAGAAGTCATTAATGGCGTATTAAGCTTAAGTCATAACCCAGATATTACTGTCAACGAATTGATGGAAGATATTCAAGGTCCTGACTTCCCTACAGCCGGGTTGATTTTAGGAAAAAGCGGTATCCGTCGTGCTTACGAAACTGGTCGTGGCTCTATTCAAATGCGTGCACGTGCTGAAATCGAAGAACGTGGCGGCGGTCGTCAACGTATCGTAGTTTCTGAAATTCCATTCCAAGTTAACAAAGCTCGAATGATTGAAAAAATTGCCGAGTTAGCGCGCGATAAAAAAGTAGACGGCATCACAGATTTACGTGATGAAACAAGTTTACGTACAGGTGTACGTGTTGTCATCGATATTCGTAAAGATGCAAATGCCAGCGTTATTCTTAATAATTTATACAAATTGACACCGCTTCAAACATCATTCGGTGTAAATATGATTGCCTTAATTAACGGCAGACCAAAACTAATCAACTTAAAAGAAGCATTGGTTGAGTATTTAGAACACCAAAAAGTTGTAGTGCGCAGACGTACTGAATATAATTTGAAAAAAGCAGAAGATCGCGCACACATCTTAGAAGGTTTAAGAATCGCGTTAGATCACATTGATGAGATTATTACGACGATTCGTGAGTCAGAAACAGATAAAGAAGCAATGGAACGCTTGCAAAGTCGTTTCAAATTATCTGAACGCCAAGCTCAAGCAATATTAGACATGCGTTTAAGACGTTTGACAGGATTAGAACGCGACAAAATTGAATCAGAATATAATGACTTAGTTGCTTACATCGAAGAATTAAGAGCAATTTTAGCGGACGAGGAAAAATTATTAGAACTTGTACGTGAAGAATTGACTGAAGTCAGAGATCGCTTCGGTGATGAACGCCGCTCAGAAATCCAACTTGGCGGCTTAGATACAATCGAAGATGAAGACTTAATTCCAGAAGAACAAATCGTTATCACATTAAGTCATAACAACTATATTAAACGTCTTCCAGTTTCTACGTATCGTGCACAAAATCGCGGTGGTCGCGGTGTACAAGGTATGAACACTTTAGAAGAAGACTTTGTCAGTCAAATCGTGACGATGAGTACCCACGATAACGTATTGTTCTTCACAAATAAAGGACGCGTTTATAAATTGAAAGGTTATGAGGTGCCGGAACTCTCCCGTCAGTCTAAAGGTATTCCGGTTATCAACGCAATCGAATTAGAAAATGATGAATCTATCAGTACGATGATTGCGGTCAATGACCTTGAAAAAGAAGATGCTTACTTAGTATTCGCTACTAAAAACGGTATTGTTAAACGCTCATCACTTAGCAACTTCTCACACATTAACCGTAATGGTAAAATTGCGATTAACTTCCGTGAAGAAGATGAGCTCGTAGCGGTACGTCTTACAGATGGTACTAAGGACGTCTTGCTTGGAACATCACATGCTTCATTAATCCGCTTCAAAGAATCTAAATTACGTCCATTAGGTCGTACAGCAGCAGGTGTAAAAGGTATTACATTACGTGAAGGCGATGAACTAGTAGGACTTGCAGTTGCGACAGAAGATAGCGAGGATGAAGTCTTAGTAGTAACTGAAAATGGCTACGGTAAACGTACACCTCTTGGTGAGTACCGCATTTCAAATCGTGGCGGTAAAGGTATTAAAACTGCAACGATTACTGAGAAAAACGGAGATATTGTTTGTATCACTACAGTAACTGGCAGCGAAGATCTTATGATTGTAACGAATCAAGGGGTTATCATTCGAATCGATGTCAGCGATATTTCTCAAAATGGACGTTCTGCTCAAGGTGTCCGTCTTATCCGCTTAGGAGATGACCAATTCGTTTCTACTGTGGCTAAAGTACAAGAAGACCCTGAAGACGAATTAGAAGGAACATCTGACAGCGAAGTGGTACCAGGTGAAGGAGAAGCAACAGTTTCAGTTGAAGAACATGTTGTGGAAACTGATGATGATGGTCAAACTATCCATACTGAAGTCGATGAAACAGTCGATGAAGATGGCGAAAAAGAAGAATTAAGACAAGACTTTATGGATCGCGTGAATGAAGATATTGAAAGCGCGGATCATGAAGATGACGAAGAATAA
- a CDS encoding NAD(P)H-hydrate dehydratase: protein MEVLNNVSIPKRKDDTHKGDYGKILLIGGNANLGGAIMMAARACVYSGSGLITVATHPTNHAAIHSRCPEAMVIDINDTKQLTKMVEMTDSILIGPGLGKDFKGNNAMTILLQNIQPHQNLIIDGDAISIISKLKLDIPKCRRIVYTPHQMEWERLSGIPIDEQTEERNREAVDNMGGVVVLKKHGTEIYLKDKTYKLDIGTPAMATGGMGDTLAGIITSFVGQFDDFDYAVTTATYVHSYIGECLSKDMYVVPPSNLIVEIPYAMKRLEEGNNEEA, encoded by the coding sequence GTGGAAGTTTTAAATAACGTATCTATTCCAAAAAGAAAAGATGATACGCATAAAGGTGATTATGGCAAGATTCTTTTAATTGGAGGAAATGCGAATTTAGGCGGTGCAATTATGATGGCAGCACGCGCTTGTGTTTATAGCGGCAGCGGTCTCATTACAGTAGCAACGCATCCGACTAATCATGCTGCTATCCATTCACGTTGTCCTGAGGCAATGGTGATAGATATTAATGACACTAAACAATTAACAAAAATGGTCGAAATGACTGACAGTATTTTAATTGGCCCTGGACTCGGTAAAGACTTCAAGGGTAATAATGCAATGACAATCTTACTTCAAAATATTCAACCGCATCAGAATTTAATTATTGATGGGGATGCAATTTCTATTATCAGCAAATTGAAATTGGATATTCCGAAATGTCGTCGTATTGTTTATACACCGCACCAAATGGAATGGGAACGTTTAAGCGGTATTCCTATTGATGAACAAACAGAAGAACGTAACCGTGAAGCGGTGGATAATATGGGCGGCGTAGTCGTATTGAAAAAACACGGTACTGAAATCTATTTGAAAGATAAAACGTATAAATTAGATATCGGAACACCTGCAATGGCTACAGGCGGCATGGGTGATACACTTGCTGGTATCATTACAAGTTTTGTCGGTCAATTTGATGATTTCGATTATGCTGTCACAACAGCCACATATGTGCATAGTTATATTGGTGAATGCTTATCTAAAGATATGTATGTCGTACCACCATCCAATTTAATTGTAGAAATTCCTTATGCGATGAAACGTTTAGAAGAAGGAAATAACGAAGAAGCATAA
- the hutH gene encoding histidine ammonia-lyase has translation MTLELNGASLTIEDIKHFLHQQDKISISSEAMERVKKSRAIVEDIIKNKETIYGITTGFGLFSDVLIDPDQYNQLQVNLIRSHACGTGEPFSHDVSLVMMILRLNTMLKGHSGVTTDLVEQLTYFINERIIPIIPQQGSLGASGDLAPLSHLALALIGEGKVYYQQEERESIAVLDELGRQPLQLSAKEGLALINGTQAMTAQGVISWIEAEALAYQSEWIAALTHQALNGITDAYRPEVHDVRNFPEQSAVADRMLYWLEDSNLTTRQGEIRVQDAYTLRCIPQVHGASFETLNFVKKQLEREMNAANDNPLIFHEDDETLVISGGNFHGQPVAYALDFLKVAVSELGNIAERRLERLVNPQLNGDLPAFLSPEPGLQSGAMIMQYAAASLVSENKTLAHPASVDSIPSSANQEDHVSMGTIASRHGYQIVDNTRRVLAIELIIALQAVELKGIDKLSPRTREKYETLRNITPAITQDRQFHKDITQVSRYLQQSAYADIECK, from the coding sequence TTGACATTAGAATTAAACGGAGCGTCGCTCACAATTGAAGATATAAAGCATTTTTTACATCAGCAAGATAAGATTTCAATCTCATCTGAGGCGATGGAACGTGTTAAGAAGAGCCGTGCTATTGTAGAAGATATTATTAAAAATAAAGAAACAATCTATGGCATTACCACAGGATTCGGTTTATTCAGTGATGTCTTAATTGATCCAGACCAATATAATCAGCTTCAAGTCAACTTAATTCGTTCACATGCGTGCGGGACAGGCGAGCCCTTTTCACATGATGTTTCATTAGTGATGATGATTTTACGTTTGAATACGATGTTAAAAGGTCATTCAGGTGTAACGACTGATTTAGTAGAGCAATTGACTTATTTCATTAATGAACGTATTATTCCGATTATTCCGCAACAAGGTTCATTAGGAGCGTCTGGCGATTTAGCACCTCTGTCTCATCTGGCTTTAGCATTAATCGGCGAAGGTAAAGTTTATTACCAACAAGAAGAACGCGAGAGCATTGCTGTATTAGACGAATTAGGACGTCAACCTTTACAGCTATCTGCTAAAGAGGGACTGGCATTAATCAATGGTACGCAAGCTATGACAGCACAAGGCGTGATAAGCTGGATTGAAGCGGAAGCCTTAGCTTATCAATCAGAGTGGATTGCTGCTTTAACACATCAAGCGTTGAACGGAATCACAGATGCCTATCGTCCTGAAGTACATGATGTACGTAACTTTCCTGAACAAAGCGCAGTGGCAGATCGTATGTTGTATTGGTTAGAAGATTCTAATTTAACTACTAGACAAGGTGAAATCCGTGTTCAAGATGCTTATACTTTACGTTGTATTCCGCAAGTACACGGTGCCAGCTTCGAAACTTTGAATTTTGTAAAAAAACAATTAGAACGTGAAATGAATGCGGCTAATGACAATCCGCTGATTTTTCATGAAGACGACGAAACGCTCGTCATCTCTGGAGGCAATTTCCACGGCCAACCTGTCGCTTATGCCTTAGACTTTTTAAAGGTAGCCGTAAGTGAATTGGGCAATATTGCAGAACGTCGCTTAGAACGTTTAGTTAATCCGCAATTGAATGGTGACTTGCCTGCCTTCTTGAGTCCGGAACCAGGATTACAAAGTGGCGCAATGATTATGCAATATGCGGCAGCAAGTTTAGTTTCTGAAAATAAAACCCTTGCACATCCCGCAAGTGTAGACTCTATACCTTCTTCAGCCAATCAAGAAGATCACGTATCGATGGGAACAATTGCCTCACGTCACGGATATCAAATTGTGGATAATACGAGACGCGTGTTGGCTATTGAGTTAATTATTGCTTTGCAAGCTGTAGAGTTGAAAGGGATCGATAAATTGTCTCCACGGACACGTGAAAAATATGAAACCTTACGCAATATCACACCAGCGATTACTCAAGACCGTCAATTCCACAAAGATATTACGCAAGTATCCCGCTATTTACAGCAAAGTGCCTATGCAGATATTGAATGTAAATAA
- the serS gene encoding serine--tRNA ligase: MLDIKLFRNEPDHLKEKVKLRGMEPQVVDEVLELDNKRRELIGKAEEMKAKRNKVSDEIAEKKRNKEDADDVIAEMRKLGEDIKEVDTELNEVDEKLNYRLSTIPNIMNDDVPEGDSDEENIEVKKWGTPRQFDFEAKAHWDLVEELGMANFDRAARVSGARFVFLTNEGAQLERALMNYMLTKHTTQHGYTEMMVPQLVNANSMYGTGQLPKFEEDLFKVEKEGLYMIPTAEVPLTNYYREEVLSADQLPGKFTAQSACFRSEAGSAGRDTRGLIRLHQFDKVELVRFEKPEDSWDALEQLTSNAEAILEELELPYRRVILCTGDLGFSSSKTYDLEVWLPSYEDYKEISSCSNMTDFQARRANIRFKRDKDSKPELVHTLNGSGLAVGRTFAAIVENYQNADGSITIPEALVPFMGGKTKIGPATK; this comes from the coding sequence ATGTTAGATATCAAATTATTCAGAAATGAACCAGATCACTTAAAAGAAAAAGTTAAATTACGTGGTATGGAGCCACAAGTAGTAGACGAAGTTTTAGAATTAGACAACAAACGTCGTGAGTTGATTGGTAAAGCAGAAGAAATGAAAGCGAAAAGAAACAAAGTCAGTGATGAAATTGCTGAGAAGAAACGTAATAAAGAAGATGCAGATGATGTTATTGCTGAAATGAGAAAATTAGGCGAGGACATTAAAGAAGTAGATACTGAATTAAATGAAGTAGATGAAAAATTAAATTACAGATTATCTACAATCCCTAACATCATGAATGACGATGTTCCTGAAGGCGATTCTGATGAAGAAAATATCGAAGTGAAAAAATGGGGTACGCCTCGTCAATTCGACTTTGAAGCGAAAGCACACTGGGACTTAGTAGAAGAATTAGGAATGGCCAATTTTGACCGTGCTGCTCGCGTATCAGGTGCGCGTTTCGTCTTCTTAACAAATGAAGGTGCACAATTAGAACGTGCATTAATGAACTACATGCTTACTAAGCACACAACACAACACGGTTATACTGAAATGATGGTACCTCAATTAGTAAATGCAAACTCTATGTATGGTACAGGTCAATTACCTAAATTTGAGGAAGACTTGTTCAAAGTGGAAAAAGAAGGCTTGTACATGATTCCGACAGCAGAGGTTCCGCTTACTAACTACTACCGCGAAGAAGTCTTGTCTGCAGATCAATTGCCAGGCAAGTTCACTGCACAGTCAGCTTGCTTCAGAAGTGAAGCGGGTTCTGCCGGACGTGATACACGTGGCTTAATTCGCTTGCATCAATTCGACAAAGTTGAGTTGGTACGTTTTGAAAAACCTGAAGATTCTTGGGATGCATTAGAACAGTTAACAAGCAACGCAGAAGCTATCTTAGAAGAACTTGAATTACCATATCGTCGTGTCATTCTTTGTACTGGCGACCTTGGATTCAGTTCAAGTAAAACTTATGACTTAGAAGTTTGGCTTCCAAGTTATGAAGATTACAAAGAAATCAGCTCATGCTCTAACATGACAGATTTCCAAGCACGCCGTGCAAATATCCGCTTCAAACGCGATAAAGATTCTAAACCAGAATTAGTTCATACATTGAACGGAAGTGGTTTGGCAGTCGGACGTACATTCGCGGCGATTGTAGAGAACTACCAAAATGCGGATGGTTCAATTACAATTCCTGAAGCATTAGTTCCATTCATGGGCGGAAAAACAAAAATCGGCCCAGCAACAAAATAA